One Stigmatopora nigra isolate UIUO_SnigA chromosome 1, RoL_Snig_1.1, whole genome shotgun sequence DNA segment encodes these proteins:
- the LOC144196856 gene encoding synaptophysin-like — MDVVNQLVAQGQFRVLKVPLGFIKILQWFFAIFAFSTCGSYSGMLRISVECKNRTDSDLSIEVEFEYPFRLHHVYFDAPTCKGGNTERLFLVGDYSSSAEFFVTIGVFSFLYTTAALAIYVFFFEKYKENNKGPLVDLGVSAVFAFMWLVSSAAWAKGLSDVKMVTDPDQVITLIEACDAEENRCREVHDPVMSGLNTSVAFGFINLVLWVGNLWFVFKETGIIAPFMRAPPPQEKAATDANAQGIYEQDPYANNQGGYQPDYNQQGYNQDPEQGAPTSYSNQM, encoded by the exons CTGGTGGCCCAGGGTCAGTTCAGGGTGCTGAAGGTTCCTCTTGGCTTCATCAAGATCCTACAGTGG TTCTTCGCTATCTTTGCCTTCTCCACATGCGGAAGCTATTCGGGAATGCTGCGCATCTCCGTGGAGTGTAAGAACCGCACGGACAGCGACCTGAGCATCGAGGTGGAGTTCGAATATCCTTTCAG ATTGCATCACGTGTACTTTGACGCTCCCACCTGCAAGGGTGGGAACACTGAGCGTCTCTTCCTGGTGGGCGACTATTCTTCCTCGGCCGAGTTCTTCGTCACCATTGGCGTCTTCTCCTTCCTGTACACCACGGCAGCGCTCGCCATCTACGTTTTCTTCTTCGAGAAGTACAAGGAGAACAACAAGGGCCCACTGGTG GACCTTGGCGTCAGTGCTGTGTTCGCCTTCATGTGGCTTGTAAGCTCGGCGGCGTGGGCCAAGGGTTTGTCTGATGTCAAGATGGTCACTGACCCGGACCAAGTCATCACTCTGATTGAGGCCTGCGACGCCGAGGAAAACCGTTGCCGGGAAGTGCACGACCCCGTCATGTCTGGACTCAACACGTCAGTG GCTTTCGGCTTCATCAACCTGGTCCTGTGGGTGGGAAACCTGTGGTTCGTCTTCAAGGAGACGGGCATCATCGCCCCCTTCATGAGAGCGCCTCCACCTCAGGAGAAAGCAGCCACCGATGCCAACGCGCAAGGCATCTATGAACAGGACCCTTATGCCAACAACCAGGGCGGTTACCAGCCTGATTACAACCAGCAGGGTTACAACCAA GATCCAGAGCAGGGGGCGCCCACCTCCTATTCCAATCAGATGTGA